The following proteins come from a genomic window of Corallococcus sp. NCRR:
- a CDS encoding macro domain-containing protein, whose amino-acid sequence MPVQLVEGDLLEQPVDAIVNAWNRNVIPWWLLLPQGVSGAIKRRGGTAPFREVARAGPMPLGSAVVTGPGTLPFKGIIHVAGINMLWRASARSIQDSVRNALARAQEHGFRSVAFPIIGAGSGSFDEDRALELMREALGDAPAFDVRVVRFRR is encoded by the coding sequence ATGCCCGTGCAACTGGTGGAAGGCGACCTGCTGGAGCAGCCGGTGGACGCCATCGTCAACGCGTGGAACCGGAACGTCATCCCCTGGTGGCTGCTGTTGCCGCAGGGGGTGTCCGGGGCCATCAAGCGCCGCGGCGGCACGGCGCCGTTCCGCGAGGTCGCGCGCGCGGGGCCCATGCCGTTGGGCTCGGCGGTGGTGACCGGGCCGGGCACCCTGCCCTTCAAGGGCATCATCCACGTCGCGGGCATCAACATGCTCTGGCGCGCGTCCGCGCGGTCCATCCAGGACTCGGTGCGAAACGCGCTGGCTCGGGCGCAGGAGCACGGCTTCCGCTCCGTGGCGTTCCCCATCATCGGCGCGGGCTCCGGCAGCTTCGACGAGGACCGCGCGCTGGAGCTGATGCGCGAGGCCCTGGGGGATGCCCCCGCTTTCGACGTGCGCGTGGTGCGCTTCCGCCGTTAG
- a CDS encoding oxidoreductase has translation MTTKQQPLNSGFGATTTAREALGNTRLDGTVAIVTGGYAGIGLETTRTLHAAGATVIVPARTPDKARAALAGLERVELEPMDLFDPASIDAFASRFIASGRPLHLLINNAGIMAAPLTRDARGFESQFATNHLGHFQLTARLWPALKQANGARVVCLSSRGHFFSGVDFEDPFFQQRPYDKWVAYGQSKTANILFAVGLDARGEAHGVRAFAVHPGGILTDLARHMSEEEIRASIANSDKIEPLKTVEQGAATTVWCATSPQLAGRGGVYCENADIAVMAPADATVRRGVKDFAVDPKKADRLWSASEAWTGVRFNP, from the coding sequence ATGACCACGAAACAGCAGCCCCTGAACTCCGGCTTCGGCGCCACCACCACCGCACGCGAGGCGCTCGGCAACACCCGGCTGGATGGCACCGTCGCTATCGTGACCGGCGGCTACGCGGGCATCGGACTGGAGACCACCCGCACGCTCCACGCCGCGGGTGCCACCGTCATCGTCCCCGCGCGGACTCCCGACAAGGCGCGCGCCGCGCTCGCGGGGTTGGAGCGCGTGGAGCTGGAGCCCATGGACCTCTTCGACCCGGCGTCCATCGATGCGTTCGCTTCGCGCTTCATCGCGTCCGGCCGGCCCCTGCACCTGCTCATCAACAACGCGGGCATCATGGCCGCCCCGCTCACCCGCGACGCGCGGGGGTTCGAGTCCCAATTCGCCACCAACCACCTGGGCCACTTCCAGCTCACCGCGCGGCTGTGGCCCGCGCTGAAGCAGGCGAACGGCGCGCGCGTGGTGTGCCTGTCATCGCGCGGCCACTTCTTCTCCGGCGTCGACTTCGAGGACCCCTTCTTCCAGCAGCGCCCCTACGACAAGTGGGTCGCCTACGGGCAGTCGAAGACCGCGAACATCCTCTTCGCCGTCGGACTGGATGCGCGCGGTGAAGCCCACGGCGTGCGCGCGTTCGCCGTCCACCCCGGCGGCATCCTCACGGACCTGGCCCGGCACATGTCCGAGGAGGAGATCCGCGCCTCCATCGCGAACTCCGACAAGATTGAACCGCTGAAGACCGTGGAACAGGGCGCCGCGACCACGGTCTGGTGCGCGACCAGCCCCCAGCTCGCGGGCAGGGGCGGCGTCTACTGCGAGAACGCCGACATCGCCGTGATGGCGCCCGCCGACGCCACCGTCCGGCGCGGCGTGAAGGACTTCGCCGTGGATCCGAAAAAGGCCGACCGGTTGTGGTCCGCGAGCGAGGCGTGGACCGGCGTCCGCTTCAATCCGTGA
- the mnmG gene encoding tRNA uridine-5-carboxymethylaminomethyl(34) synthesis enzyme MnmG, protein MELRYDIVVVGLGHAGCEAALACARMGLSTLGVTLKRERAAVMSCNPAVGGTAKGHLVRELDALGGQMGRAADLAGTHVKVLNPSKGPAVQATRVLCDRDAYAAGMQAVLFTQPNLTVLEGEVAAVVAEEGRVKGVVLGDGTQVVARAVLLTTGTFLRALMHVGEQKEVGGRLGDEAARGLSESLHALGFTLGRFKTGTPARLSRDSIDWDAVTPQQGDVGVRPLSWRTQVEQGLPFPRLPSVTCGLTATTEATHRLLRDNLHRSPLFQGDIVGRGPRYCPSLEDKVVRFAARERHQVFLEPEGPTSPLVYPAGLSTSMPADVQLEFLRTIPGLSRVEVIRYGYAVEYDFAPPTQLHPTLETKAVAGLFFAGQLNGTSGYEEAAFQGLWAGIQAALQVKGEPALVVGRDEAHGAVLVDDLVTKGVDEPFRMFTSRSEHRLRLREGNADLRLARHGHRVGLLPKEALERAEARAHAVTAEVARLKRTGLTPRLKRPEVTYAQLAQERADFPDLTPDVTEEVEVEVKYEGYIAQAARAAAREAEASDRWRIPDTFRFSDVRGLGTEAVEKLSAHRPGTVGQARRIPGLTPAAVSLLLVALKRGQGPSSDQEQGCG, encoded by the coding sequence ATGGAACTCCGATACGACATCGTCGTGGTGGGGCTGGGCCACGCGGGCTGCGAGGCGGCGCTCGCGTGTGCTCGCATGGGCCTGTCCACCCTGGGCGTGACGCTCAAGCGCGAGCGCGCCGCCGTGATGAGCTGCAACCCCGCCGTGGGTGGCACCGCCAAGGGCCACCTGGTGCGTGAATTGGATGCGCTGGGCGGACAGATGGGCCGCGCGGCGGACCTCGCGGGCACGCACGTGAAGGTCCTCAATCCCTCGAAGGGCCCCGCCGTGCAGGCCACCCGCGTCCTCTGCGACCGCGATGCCTATGCCGCCGGCATGCAGGCCGTGCTCTTCACCCAGCCAAACCTCACCGTGCTCGAGGGCGAAGTGGCCGCCGTCGTCGCGGAGGAGGGGAGGGTGAAGGGCGTGGTGCTGGGAGACGGCACCCAGGTGGTGGCGCGCGCGGTGCTCCTCACCACCGGCACCTTCCTGCGCGCGCTCATGCACGTGGGCGAGCAGAAGGAGGTCGGCGGCCGGCTGGGGGACGAAGCCGCGCGCGGCCTGTCGGAGTCACTGCACGCGCTGGGCTTCACGCTGGGCCGCTTCAAGACGGGCACGCCCGCGCGCCTGTCCCGCGACAGCATCGACTGGGACGCCGTCACTCCGCAGCAGGGGGACGTAGGCGTGCGGCCGCTCTCCTGGCGCACGCAGGTGGAGCAGGGCCTGCCGTTTCCGCGTCTGCCTTCCGTGACGTGCGGCCTCACCGCGACCACGGAGGCGACGCACCGGCTCTTGCGCGACAACCTGCACCGCTCGCCGCTGTTCCAGGGGGACATCGTGGGGCGAGGGCCCCGGTACTGTCCGTCGCTGGAGGACAAGGTGGTGCGCTTCGCCGCTCGCGAACGGCACCAGGTGTTCCTGGAACCGGAAGGGCCCACGTCGCCGCTCGTGTACCCGGCGGGCCTGTCCACCAGCATGCCCGCGGACGTGCAGTTGGAGTTCCTGCGCACCATCCCCGGCCTGTCCCGCGTGGAGGTGATCCGCTACGGCTACGCCGTGGAGTACGACTTCGCGCCGCCCACGCAGCTGCACCCCACGCTGGAGACGAAGGCCGTCGCGGGCCTGTTCTTCGCGGGCCAGCTCAACGGCACCTCCGGCTACGAGGAGGCCGCCTTCCAGGGCCTGTGGGCCGGCATCCAGGCGGCGCTCCAGGTGAAGGGCGAACCGGCGCTCGTCGTGGGCCGTGACGAGGCGCACGGCGCGGTGCTCGTGGATGACCTGGTGACGAAGGGCGTGGATGAACCATTCCGCATGTTCACCAGCCGCTCCGAACACCGGCTCCGCTTGCGCGAAGGCAACGCGGACCTGCGGCTCGCGCGTCACGGGCATCGCGTGGGGCTGCTTCCGAAAGAGGCGCTGGAGCGCGCCGAGGCTCGGGCCCACGCGGTGACGGCGGAGGTCGCGCGGCTCAAGCGCACCGGCCTGACCCCGCGGCTCAAGCGCCCGGAGGTGACGTACGCGCAGCTGGCGCAAGAGCGCGCGGACTTCCCGGACCTCACCCCCGACGTCACGGAGGAGGTAGAGGTGGAGGTGAAGTATGAGGGCTACATCGCCCAGGCCGCCCGGGCCGCGGCGCGCGAGGCGGAGGCGTCCGACCGCTGGCGCATCCCGGACACGTTCCGCTTCTCGGACGTGCGCGGTCTGGGTACGGAGGCGGTGGAGAAGTTGTCCGCGCACCGGCCCGGGACGGTGGGGCAGGCGAGGCGGATTCCGGGCCTGACGCCCGCCGCGGTGTCCCTGCTCCTGGTCGCGCTCAAGCGGGGCCAGGGGCCGTCAAGTGATCAGGAACAGGGCTGTGGATAA
- a CDS encoding M16 family metallopeptidase has translation MTRRTPLALLAVLLVAAPPVWARAPAPLPKPAASQAARAQTKQAALAPVASVEGITEYRLPNGLRVLLFPDPTKATVTVNVTYLVGSKHEGYGETGMAHLLEHLMFKGTPTTPNVPQALTERGARPNGTTWLDRTNYYETLPASDDNLSWALSFEADRMVNSHIARKDLDSEMTVVRNEFESGENNPRGILFKRTMSAAYLWHNYGKATIGAKADLEHVPIDRLQAFYRRYYRPDNATLVIAGRFQPEKALSLVQSTFGKLQKPADPVPVTYTEEPIQDGEREVTLRRVGDNQLISSVYHVPEGAHPDFAAIDVLTQVLGDVPSGRLYKALVETKKASRAGAFNFQLRDPGVIGFSAEARQDQPLPPVREALIKTVEEASRTPFTDEEVNRAKTALAKQTELLLNNSERAAILLSEWAAVGDWRLLFLHRDRIEAVTPADVTRVAAAYLKSSNRTMGTFVPTPKPDRSELPPPVDVAKMVDGYQGKAAVAQGEAFDPSPANIESRVQRGELANGVKYALLPKKTRGEMVNLALDLRWGTAETVNGKLPAASYAGGMLMRGTKKHTRQQLYDALDKLKARVGVDGGAMGVSVSIECPRASLPEVLKLMAEVLREPAFDAKEFALLKQERLASLESQRSEPQPQATIAFWRLLSTQYPKGHPFYVPTLDERLADAKAVTLEQARDFYRQFFGASRGELAVVGDFDAKELTSLVGPLLDGWKSPAPYARVARTYQDVAPKSVVLETPDKANAYFLAGQLLQIRDDHADWPGMMMGNFMLGGGFLNSRLATRVRQQDGLSYGVGSSLSAQELDTVGWFLTYAIYAPQNAQKLEAAMREEVTRAVQKGFSQEELDKARAGLLEYRQSARAQDGNLAQQLADGLYLGRTLKFDADIEAKLQKLTAQDVRKALANHLDFSKATLVRAGDFANASKAQAPQAPAPAKANASP, from the coding sequence ATGACGCGTCGTACCCCGCTCGCCCTGCTGGCTGTCCTGCTCGTGGCGGCCCCTCCCGTGTGGGCCCGGGCCCCGGCTCCCCTCCCGAAACCCGCCGCCTCCCAGGCCGCGCGCGCGCAGACGAAGCAGGCGGCCCTGGCCCCCGTCGCGAGCGTGGAGGGCATCACCGAATACCGCCTGCCCAATGGCCTGCGCGTCCTGCTCTTCCCGGACCCCACCAAGGCCACCGTCACCGTCAACGTCACCTACCTGGTGGGCAGCAAGCACGAAGGCTACGGCGAGACGGGCATGGCGCACCTGCTCGAGCACCTGATGTTCAAGGGCACGCCCACCACCCCCAACGTGCCCCAGGCCCTCACCGAGCGCGGCGCGCGTCCCAACGGGACCACCTGGCTGGACCGCACCAACTACTACGAGACCCTGCCCGCGTCGGACGACAACCTGTCCTGGGCGCTGTCCTTCGAGGCGGACCGCATGGTCAACAGCCACATCGCTCGCAAGGACCTGGACAGCGAGATGACCGTGGTCCGCAACGAGTTCGAGTCCGGCGAGAACAACCCGCGCGGCATCCTCTTCAAGCGCACCATGAGCGCCGCGTACCTCTGGCACAACTACGGCAAGGCCACCATCGGCGCGAAGGCGGACCTGGAGCACGTGCCCATCGACCGGCTCCAGGCCTTCTACCGGCGCTACTACCGCCCCGACAACGCGACGCTCGTCATCGCCGGACGCTTCCAGCCGGAGAAGGCCCTGTCGCTCGTGCAGTCCACCTTCGGCAAGCTCCAGAAGCCCGCGGATCCGGTGCCCGTCACGTACACCGAGGAGCCCATCCAGGACGGTGAGCGCGAAGTGACGCTGCGCCGCGTGGGCGACAATCAGCTCATCTCCAGCGTCTACCACGTGCCCGAGGGCGCCCACCCCGACTTCGCCGCCATCGACGTGCTCACCCAGGTGCTGGGCGACGTGCCGTCCGGCCGCCTCTACAAGGCGCTCGTGGAGACGAAGAAGGCCTCGCGCGCGGGCGCGTTCAACTTCCAGCTGCGCGACCCGGGCGTCATCGGCTTCAGCGCCGAGGCCCGGCAGGATCAGCCCCTGCCCCCCGTGCGTGAAGCGCTGATCAAGACCGTGGAGGAGGCCTCCCGCACGCCCTTCACCGACGAGGAGGTGAACCGCGCGAAGACGGCCCTCGCGAAGCAGACGGAGCTCTTGCTCAACAACTCCGAGCGCGCCGCCATCCTCCTGTCCGAGTGGGCCGCCGTGGGCGACTGGCGCCTGCTCTTCCTGCACCGCGACCGCATCGAGGCCGTCACGCCCGCGGACGTCACCCGCGTGGCCGCCGCGTACCTCAAGAGCTCCAACCGCACGATGGGCACCTTCGTGCCCACGCCGAAGCCGGACCGCTCGGAGCTGCCGCCCCCGGTGGACGTGGCGAAGATGGTGGACGGCTACCAGGGCAAGGCCGCGGTCGCCCAGGGCGAGGCCTTCGACCCCTCCCCCGCCAACATCGAATCGCGCGTGCAGCGCGGCGAACTGGCCAACGGCGTGAAGTACGCGCTGCTGCCCAAGAAGACGCGCGGGGAGATGGTCAACCTGGCGCTGGACCTGCGCTGGGGCACCGCGGAGACCGTGAACGGCAAGCTGCCCGCCGCCTCCTACGCCGGCGGCATGCTCATGCGCGGCACGAAGAAGCACACCCGTCAGCAGCTCTACGACGCGCTCGACAAGCTCAAGGCCCGCGTGGGCGTGGACGGCGGCGCGATGGGCGTCAGCGTCTCCATCGAGTGCCCTCGCGCGAGCCTCCCGGAGGTCCTCAAGCTGATGGCGGAGGTGCTGCGCGAGCCCGCGTTCGACGCGAAGGAGTTCGCGCTCCTCAAGCAGGAGCGGCTGGCCTCGCTGGAGTCGCAGCGCAGCGAGCCGCAGCCCCAGGCCACCATCGCGTTCTGGCGCCTGCTCAGCACCCAGTACCCCAAGGGCCACCCGTTCTACGTGCCCACCCTGGATGAGCGCCTGGCCGACGCGAAGGCCGTCACGCTGGAGCAGGCGCGTGACTTCTACCGCCAGTTCTTCGGCGCCTCGCGCGGGGAGCTCGCGGTGGTGGGTGACTTCGACGCGAAGGAGCTCACCTCGCTCGTGGGCCCCCTGCTCGACGGCTGGAAGAGCCCGGCGCCCTACGCGCGCGTGGCCCGGACGTACCAGGACGTGGCCCCGAAGTCCGTGGTGCTGGAGACGCCGGACAAGGCCAACGCGTACTTCCTCGCCGGACAGCTGCTCCAGATTCGCGACGACCACGCGGACTGGCCCGGGATGATGATGGGCAACTTCATGCTGGGCGGTGGCTTCCTCAACTCGCGGCTGGCCACGCGCGTGCGTCAGCAGGACGGCCTGTCCTATGGCGTGGGCAGCAGCCTGTCCGCCCAGGAGCTGGACACCGTGGGCTGGTTCCTCACCTACGCCATCTACGCGCCGCAGAACGCGCAGAAGCTGGAGGCCGCCATGCGCGAGGAGGTCACCCGCGCCGTGCAGAAGGGCTTCTCGCAGGAGGAGCTGGACAAGGCGCGCGCGGGCCTCCTGGAGTACCGCCAGTCCGCCCGGGCGCAGGATGGGAACCTGGCGCAGCAGCTGGCGGACGGCCTGTACCTGGGGCGCACGCTGAAGTTCGACGCGGACATCGAGGCGAAGCTCCAGAAGCTGACCGCCCAGGACGTGCGCAAGGCCCTGGCCAACCACCTGGACTTCAGCAAGGCCACCCTCGTGCGCGCGGGTGACTTCGCGAACGCCTCCAAGGCCCAGGCCCCGCAGGCGCCGGCTCCGGCCAAGGCGAACGCGTCGCCGTAA
- a CDS encoding glutathione S-transferase family protein — MIDLYTWGTPNGHKVSVALEELALPYTVHALDISTGVQKQPAFLAINPNGRIPAIVDRAAGDFAVFESGAILLYLAEKTGKLMPTDAKGRSQVIQWLMFQMAGVGPMQGQANVFFRYFPEKLQPAIDRYQNETRRLYTVLESRLKDHEYLAGDYSIADIANWAWVRIHDWAGVSVDGLPGVQRWLAAIEQRPAAQRGLKVPAPREEKPKSEEEAIQHVRTFLQR, encoded by the coding sequence ATGATCGACCTGTACACGTGGGGCACGCCGAACGGACACAAGGTCTCCGTGGCGCTGGAGGAACTGGCGCTGCCGTACACCGTGCACGCGCTGGACATCTCCACGGGCGTGCAGAAGCAGCCCGCGTTCCTGGCCATCAACCCCAATGGCCGCATCCCCGCCATCGTGGACCGCGCGGCGGGGGACTTCGCCGTCTTCGAGTCCGGCGCCATCCTCCTCTACCTGGCGGAGAAGACGGGCAAGCTGATGCCCACGGACGCGAAGGGCCGCTCGCAGGTCATCCAGTGGCTGATGTTCCAGATGGCGGGCGTGGGCCCCATGCAGGGGCAGGCCAACGTCTTCTTCCGCTACTTCCCGGAGAAGCTTCAGCCCGCCATCGACCGGTACCAGAACGAGACGCGCCGCCTGTACACGGTGCTGGAGAGCCGGCTGAAGGACCACGAGTACCTGGCCGGCGACTACAGCATCGCGGACATCGCGAACTGGGCGTGGGTGCGCATCCACGACTGGGCCGGTGTGTCCGTGGACGGGCTGCCGGGCGTGCAGCGGTGGTTGGCCGCCATCGAGCAGCGTCCCGCGGCGCAGCGCGGCCTGAAGGTGCCCGCGCCTCGCGAGGAGAAACCCAAGAGCGAGGAAGAGGCCATCCAGCACGTGCGCACTTTCCTCCAGCGCTGA
- a CDS encoding aldo/keto reductase: MRKRRLGNSDMELTALGFGAWAIGGGGWAFAWGAQDDAQSIEAIQRALDSGINWIDTAAVYGLGHSEDVVARALKGRDKRPYVFTKCGMVWDEQGKVSRRLKADSVREECEASLRRLKVDAIDLYQVHWPVEDGAELEEGWTALAELQRQGKVRWLGVSNFNVSQLEQVRRIAPVTSLQPQYSLIHRDIEDDLLPYCQAQGIGVIVYSPMASGLLTGAMTRERILAMPDDDWRRGSADFQEPKLSHHLSLVERMREVGARHGRSPAEVALAWTLRGPAVTAAIVGARSAKQVDGFIHAGDFRLTSEEVREVEEVLGSGSAMAPGGIYA, encoded by the coding sequence ATGCGGAAGCGACGGTTGGGCAATTCCGACATGGAGCTCACGGCGCTGGGATTTGGCGCGTGGGCGATTGGAGGGGGCGGCTGGGCGTTCGCCTGGGGCGCTCAGGACGACGCGCAGTCCATTGAAGCCATCCAGCGTGCGTTGGATTCGGGCATCAACTGGATCGACACGGCGGCGGTGTATGGGCTGGGGCACTCCGAGGACGTGGTGGCCCGCGCGCTGAAGGGCCGGGATAAACGTCCGTATGTCTTCACCAAGTGCGGGATGGTCTGGGATGAACAGGGCAAGGTCAGCCGCCGGTTGAAAGCGGACTCGGTGCGCGAGGAGTGTGAGGCGTCCCTGCGCCGGCTGAAGGTGGATGCCATTGATTTGTATCAGGTGCACTGGCCGGTGGAGGACGGGGCGGAGCTCGAGGAGGGGTGGACGGCGCTGGCGGAGCTGCAACGGCAGGGCAAGGTGCGCTGGTTGGGTGTGTCCAACTTCAATGTCTCGCAGTTGGAGCAGGTGCGGCGCATTGCCCCGGTGACGTCGTTGCAGCCGCAGTACTCGCTCATCCACCGGGACATCGAGGACGACCTGCTGCCCTACTGCCAGGCGCAGGGCATTGGCGTGATTGTGTATTCACCCATGGCGTCCGGCCTGCTGACCGGGGCAATGACACGCGAGCGCATCCTGGCGATGCCGGACGACGACTGGCGCCGTGGCAGCGCGGACTTCCAGGAACCGAAGTTGTCGCATCACCTGTCGCTGGTGGAGCGCATGCGCGAGGTGGGCGCGCGGCATGGCCGTTCCCCGGCGGAGGTGGCCCTTGCCTGGACGCTGCGGGGGCCAGCCGTCACCGCCGCCATCGTGGGGGCGCGCAGCGCGAAGCAGGTGGATGGGTTCATCCACGCGGGGGACTTCCGGCTGACGTCCGAGGAGGTCCGCGAGGTGGAGGAGGTCCTGGGCTCCGGCTCCGCGATGGCGCCCGGGGGCATCTACGCCTGA
- a CDS encoding helix-turn-helix transcriptional regulator: MGLPSGSRRRTPGLRREELARLADVGVSWYTWLEQGRDIHVSEPLLERLVVALRLTPTERLHLFALAHGRPASMPVRSPESVSDVLQRLLDAHPFPALVSTRRWDIVAWNAPATVLYADLELPASSPEARNGLWALFMNPERRARMPTWDEAVRRAVAGFRMDAARAADRSEFDALVEKLQAASPEFARLWSEHDVVETASMVKVFLLPKWGPIAFENVTLTYSEPDGRELRVSFYSPRPGPNLERTRALFSRA, translated from the coding sequence GTGGGACTTCCTTCCGGTTCGCGGCGGCGCACGCCGGGCCTTCGCCGCGAGGAACTGGCGCGGCTCGCGGACGTGGGCGTCAGTTGGTACACGTGGCTGGAGCAGGGGAGGGACATCCACGTCTCCGAACCGCTGCTGGAGCGCCTGGTGGTCGCGCTCCGTCTCACGCCGACGGAGCGCCTGCACCTCTTCGCGCTCGCGCACGGCCGGCCCGCGTCCATGCCCGTGCGCTCACCGGAGTCGGTGAGTGACGTGCTTCAACGGCTGCTCGATGCGCATCCCTTTCCGGCGCTCGTCTCCACGCGGCGGTGGGACATCGTCGCGTGGAACGCGCCGGCGACCGTCCTCTACGCGGACCTGGAGCTTCCGGCCTCCTCCCCGGAGGCGCGCAATGGGTTGTGGGCGCTGTTCATGAATCCCGAGCGGCGCGCGCGCATGCCCACGTGGGATGAGGCGGTGCGCCGCGCGGTGGCGGGGTTCCGGATGGACGCCGCGAGGGCCGCGGACCGGTCGGAGTTCGACGCGCTGGTGGAGAAGCTCCAGGCCGCGAGCCCGGAGTTCGCGCGACTCTGGAGCGAGCACGACGTGGTGGAGACCGCCTCCATGGTGAAGGTGTTCCTCCTTCCGAAGTGGGGGCCCATCGCGTTCGAGAACGTCACGCTCACGTACTCCGAACCCGACGGGCGGGAGCTGCGCGTGTCCTTCTATTCGCCGCGTCCCGGTCCCAACCTGGAGCGCACGCGCGCGCTGTTCTCGCGGGCGTAG
- a CDS encoding FAD-dependent oxidoreductase — MKTVGIIGGGPGGLTLARILETRGIAATVFELDEHPLARPQGGSLDLHGDSGLRALREAGLEAGFKAVARYDDQGDAIYDAQGTLHLQHNEASDGDRPEIDRTQLRSLLLDSLPAERIRWGSKVSSVDPLPDGRYRVVGPSGSLGEFDLVVGADGAWSKVRPLVSPATPAFTGVLFIELQIDNVDTRHPAVAKLLPRGKISVVGGNQGLIAQRSSHGQVRAYFMFRVSEAQLQEGLVDTSSPARAREQLKALLPGWAPSLLAFIDACNDTLTERPIVALPVGHRWTHRPGVTLLGDAAHVMPPFAGEGVNMAMLDGLELGLALAADSDWSRAVKGYEAAMFERAAIAAEGSMRGLDFLSEHALEHVLEHFREIQQELAGAH, encoded by the coding sequence ATGAAGACAGTAGGCATCATCGGGGGTGGTCCGGGCGGGCTGACGTTGGCGCGCATCCTGGAGACACGGGGCATCGCGGCCACGGTGTTCGAGCTGGATGAGCACCCGCTCGCGCGTCCGCAGGGAGGTTCGCTGGACCTGCACGGCGACTCGGGACTGCGCGCGCTTCGCGAGGCCGGACTGGAGGCCGGGTTCAAGGCCGTCGCCCGGTACGACGACCAGGGCGACGCCATCTATGACGCCCAGGGGACGCTGCACCTCCAGCACAACGAGGCGAGCGACGGCGACCGGCCAGAGATTGACCGTACACAGTTGCGCTCGCTCCTGCTGGACAGCCTCCCCGCGGAACGGATCCGCTGGGGGAGCAAGGTGTCCTCAGTGGATCCGCTCCCCGATGGGCGTTACCGCGTCGTGGGCCCCTCGGGCTCGCTGGGAGAATTCGACCTGGTGGTGGGCGCGGATGGCGCGTGGTCCAAGGTCCGTCCGCTCGTGTCCCCGGCGACGCCGGCCTTCACGGGCGTGCTCTTCATCGAGCTGCAAATCGACAACGTGGACACGCGGCATCCGGCGGTCGCGAAGCTGCTCCCGCGAGGGAAGATCTCCGTGGTCGGGGGCAACCAGGGGCTCATCGCCCAGCGCAGCAGCCACGGACAGGTGCGCGCGTACTTCATGTTCCGGGTGTCCGAGGCGCAGCTCCAAGAAGGGCTCGTGGACACGTCCTCCCCTGCCCGCGCCCGTGAACAACTCAAGGCGCTGCTTCCCGGGTGGGCGCCATCCCTGCTTGCGTTCATCGACGCGTGCAATGACACCCTCACTGAGCGCCCCATCGTCGCGCTGCCCGTGGGACACCGGTGGACGCACCGGCCGGGTGTGACGCTGCTCGGGGACGCGGCCCACGTGATGCCGCCCTTCGCTGGCGAGGGCGTGAACATGGCGATGCTCGACGGACTGGAGCTGGGGCTCGCGCTCGCGGCGGACTCCGACTGGAGCCGGGCCGTGAAGGGCTACGAGGCGGCCATGTTCGAGAGGGCCGCCATCGCGGCCGAGGGCTCCATGCGGGGCCTGGACTTCCTCTCCGAGCACGCGCTGGAGCACGTGCTGGAGCACTTCCGGGAGATCCAACAGGAGCTGGCGGGCGCGCACTGA
- a CDS encoding VOC family protein, with protein sequence MDTVKMRVARPTRDLDAVVRFYRDGLGFEVLGGFEDHAGFDGVMLGYAGAPYHLEFTVEHGHEAPRAPSEDHLLVFYVPNPEAWAERVHRMERAGFAPVRSRNPYWDANGKTFEDPDGYRVVLQRAAWSR encoded by the coding sequence ATGGACACGGTGAAGATGCGGGTCGCGAGGCCGACACGGGACCTGGACGCGGTGGTGCGCTTCTACCGGGACGGGTTGGGCTTCGAGGTGCTCGGAGGGTTCGAGGACCACGCGGGGTTCGACGGCGTGATGCTCGGGTACGCGGGTGCGCCGTACCACCTGGAGTTCACGGTGGAGCACGGACACGAAGCGCCGCGAGCTCCATCCGAGGACCACCTCCTGGTGTTCTACGTGCCGAACCCAGAAGCGTGGGCGGAGCGGGTCCACCGCATGGAGCGCGCGGGCTTCGCGCCGGTGCGGTCACGCAATCCGTACTGGGACGCGAACGGGAAGACCTTCGAGGATCCGGACGGCTACCGCGTCGTGCTTCAACGCGCCGCCTGGTCGCGCTGA
- the rsmG gene encoding 16S rRNA (guanine(527)-N(7))-methyltransferase RsmG: protein MDNARFADQLASGCSALGITVGPDVGPRLQRLMAELLKWNAKVNLTAITAPEEVLEKHFLDSLAVLPEVRGATSLLDLGAGAGFPGLPLKLELPEMGVTLVDTVGKKIAFIKAAAASLGLVGVRGLHARAEGKPETEGIPRAQVLIARAFMDLPDWLNLAPAYVEEGGRVVAMLGKQQTDAELQSRAAERNLRVVSARSYRLPFSGAERQVAVFAKQ, encoded by the coding sequence GTGGATAACGCGCGGTTCGCAGATCAGCTGGCATCCGGATGCAGTGCGTTGGGCATCACCGTGGGACCGGACGTGGGCCCCAGGCTCCAGCGGCTGATGGCGGAGCTCCTGAAGTGGAACGCGAAGGTGAACCTCACGGCCATCACCGCGCCGGAGGAGGTGCTGGAGAAGCACTTCCTGGACTCGCTCGCGGTGCTGCCGGAGGTGAGGGGCGCGACGTCGCTGCTGGACCTGGGCGCGGGCGCGGGCTTCCCCGGACTGCCGCTCAAGCTGGAGCTGCCGGAGATGGGCGTGACGCTGGTGGACACGGTCGGCAAGAAGATCGCGTTCATCAAGGCCGCCGCCGCCAGCCTGGGCCTCGTCGGCGTGCGCGGACTGCACGCCCGGGCGGAAGGCAAGCCGGAGACGGAAGGGATTCCGCGCGCGCAGGTGCTCATCGCGCGCGCGTTCATGGACCTGCCGGACTGGCTGAACCTGGCGCCCGCGTATGTGGAGGAGGGCGGACGCGTGGTGGCGATGCTGGGCAAACAGCAGACGGACGCGGAGCTCCAGTCGCGCGCGGCCGAGCGCAACCTGCGCGTGGTGTCCGCCCGGTCGTACCGGCTCCCGTTCTCCGGCGCCGAGCGCCAGGTCGCGGTGTTCGCGAAGCAGTAG